The Coffea arabica cultivar ET-39 chromosome 9c, Coffea Arabica ET-39 HiFi, whole genome shotgun sequence nucleotide sequence TGAAAGTGCGTAGCTTACTGTTTTCTTTTGTAAGTTCTTGATTTAAGTAGGCTTTGCAAGCCAAAATAAACTACCTAATTTAGCAGGAGCTACTCCAAAAGGTGTCTTGAAGCTTATGAACAAAGAAGGCCTCACAATCTATCATGTGAAAAGCCATCTACAGGTTCGAGGAACTCTGTTATTGAGCTTTATTCATCTTTATTGTGGTTGTCATTTTTCGCACTCTATTTTGTTGGTGTTATTCATCTGTCAGAAATATAGAACTGCCAGATACAAACCAGAGCCATCAGAAGGTAGACTCTTATTTAAATTTGGTATTACTTTGTTATGAATGTGTATCACTGGTCTGCTGATCATCTTGGTTTTGCTGCTTTTCCTTAATCTCTCTCGAAATTGGTTATTGTTTGAATCTGTTTAGCAATATGAAACTATTGCAGTAGTTGCATGCGCTTCCTGTGTGATTTCAACTGATTTTAACACATTTTGAAACTTCCACACTTGTAAGTATGCGTAGAATAAGAGATACTAAAATGGAAACATGTCTAGCTTCAGTATTATTGCTTTAGGCATTTCAATCTAATGTTGAAAATTATGCTAGGGAAGATAAGAAAGAGGTGAATTATTCTGTTCTGATTGCAGGAACTACAGAAAAGAAGTCGCCTACTGTTACAGACATGACATCTCTGGACTTGAAAACGTGAGTTATCTTGTTCTCGTCTCACTTGGCTGTAAACCTAAAAGTCCAATGCATGGCTTCATACCAAGTATGTATTGATATAAAGCTTGATAGGACTTTTAAAGTAGCTACTGATAAGATTGATATCATAGACTGATTTGTGAACTTTTGGTGCATGTTTCTGTTGCCAATGCGTATTATTTAGAATATTGGAGGTTGGCCCTCTCTTAATGTTGACTGTAATATCCATCTTCTTTCGGCAAGGAAAGTTTCTGCCATTCTTTACTTGAGTGAACGTTAATTGAAACATTGTTTGTCAGCTCCTTTGTCTCTAGGGAACTTGACATAGTGGAGAAGGAGCACTCCAGAAAAATTATATCACCTGTTTGTGCAATTTTAGAATTTCAGCTAGGCAGCTTTTGGGAGAAATGACACATTTGTACAGGAGTAATAGAATATCTGCCCCTTGGTTAACTTCCCAATGACCAAAGTGTTCAAAAGGAAATGCTTGTTGACTTCTTAGCAGCATCATCCTCTCCACAAATCTGCCTTTGTGAATGATTCTGTCAATGCGCGTACAAAGGCCTTCTCAATTGATTTCATCGAGTATGTTTGACACAGTTTGAGAACAAGGCACAGTTCaacatttgaaattttaacgATTGCCTGAGCTTTCTATCTGTCTGATGACTGAAAATTTGCAAGTAGAAAATTAGCAAAAGATTAACAAAGTTCTTATGCTAATTGTAACCTGTTCGCCACTTTCTGCTTCactcatttcatctcaaataaTTCTCAACATCATGTTTGTGGATGCCGTAAGGTTGAGTTCTCTTGAcaaatttaatctttttttggCTTTTGGCAGCCATATTTGTTGATTTAATGATCTGTGAacttttgaaattcaactttaaCACCAGAAAAGTGATTGTAAAAGATTGAAGTTGATAAGGATGGGTGAACTTATCAATTGTAGTAGTAAATTTATGGCTCACGTGAGAGCTAGTTTACCAACTTTCTGTGGTTGTGATCAATTGAGATGGCAAAATTTTCTGGGGGAAAATCAGACTGCTTTTTCGTGCATGTAAACCTAGTGCAAAGACATTGGTATCATAATAAGAAATGGCTGCCCTCGGTAAAAAtgactttaaaaaaaatcagcATGTTGTCCATCTGGTGTAAGACTTGTCTGCATTTCTCCCCTCACtgcaaaaaatggaaaaagtttAGTCCATGATCAGCTTTTTATTATGCAAGCTTGCCATCATTGTGTATTGCTCAGTGCACTTCCTTCGATTTATGAAGCTTACAGTTTCACTCTTACTACCACTCAAGCATATTTGTAGGAGTAAGGGAGGACTCCTAGAGTGCTCTTTGCTGTCAGGTTCAGGGTTTGAATCCTAAGCCTAATAGTTAGGGGTAGGACGGGTATGGGGAAGTAGTGGGAGggtaaaaagaaattaaaaaaaaaagtcacacTGGGGCTATCAGGAGGCAAGTTGTTAACGTGCAAATTTGGAATGAAATTCTGATTCTTTAATTATTCGCATGTTTTCGGGCTTTTTCCTATGTTGTTGGTGTACATGCACAATATCTGTTTCAGATGTTGGATATATCCGTTCATTTGCTTCttttggtttttatttttatgattgCTTGTTGTCTAGGAGACCAAGTCTTCTGCAGTTTATGCATATGAGCTAAAATTCTTGTATCATTCTTTTTACATGGAGGAatgaattggcctttgcttcaACAGTTTTGATTCCTAACAGTGTCTCTGTGTAATTAGAGGTGCAGACTTCAAATTTCTTGCTTTCAATTTGCCATTACAGGACTACAGGAATAACTGAAGCCCTAAGACTGCAAATGGAAGTTCAAAAACAACTACATGAACAACTTGAGGTACGCAGCTAATGAAAGAACTCGTATAAGAGATTTTTGGTACTTTAGCCTTATCaggtgaaaaaagaaaatttgcctCTCACTGAAATTTTTTTACTGGTCTGTAATTCTGTCGGCTGCAATGTATTGCTCTTTTCATTTAATCAGGAGATGCTCAAAACTTATTTTTGTCAAAGACCTTACACACTGATCATTTGGGTTTGGATGAATCATCTTACTGAGACTGTAGTTGGTTGGATTCAACAACTCTTGGGGCTCACTTTTGCTGAGTTGTCAACCTTTCTTTTAAGATTAGCCAAACTGTTGGTTAAATTTGATGTTAATGAGGATTCATTCATTGGTTGTGCAATGACCATATAATGTTTTTCTACTTCCATTTGGCTCATTGGGTTCggtgatttttattttaattgtctctcaaaatttcagcatcATTTGAACAGTCAGATGTACTGCAGTACAAATTCAAAAACtcgttttttttaaaacttgtaAAGCAACAATTTTGCAACATGGAGAGAAATTTTGCAAGCTGAAGTCTTCTTCACTTGCAAGAAAACTCGTATTTTTTGATGgtgattttattttgaatcaaaGGGACTTAACCTTCAGAGAGTCAGAGCATGATTAGGGAGAAAGCTCGTCCATGTTACCCTGCAAAATCGTCTTGCTTCTTTTTCCTGGAAGGAGTCCATCAAGGAAACTCAGTGTGCTGATTCTCTTGATAATTGCCTTGATGACTTGGTGTCCATGCAGTTGCCATCTACATAATGAATCATTATAATTAGGCACAATTTCAGGTGAAACAATTGGACCAGGCAATGCTTTTGAATTATGATATCAATGTGAAAACAAGCgattcttaaatctccactgcTTATGGAAATGGCAGTCAACTTATTTGGATTTTGCAACTTGTTGGCCCAACCAAAGGGACCTGCATTTTAACCTTTAAGATATGGTATAACAGTCTATACTGTTTTCCAGGATTAGGATTTCTTTCTTGCTATAACAATTATGGACAGAATAGTTTTGAAATCTGAATGTTTTAGCAGGAAGAAGATATGGGTCTATCATCTTTATTATGCAATTATTGACATTTGATGACATCGAATTCTTTCTCTGACTTGTTTATTATTTGAATAGAAATATCATGAAATATATGCTTCTTCCTTTGTATTTTCCATTTGGCTGAAAGATTGCACTGTCCCTCAGATCCAGAGAAGTTTGCAGTTGCGGATTGAAGAACAGGGCAAATACATTCAACTGATGCTTGAGCAACAGAAGAAGTTTGAGGAAGAAAGGTCAAAGAAGAAGGATTCAAATCCTGTTGAAGCTTCTCTCGCCCCATCTAAAGCAGTAGAACCTTTACCTGATGATGAAAAATCGGAAACGCTGGAGAAGAATAATGTAGCTAAAGCTTTAGAGAAGGAAAATGAGGCCAAAGTATTGAGCTCCGGTGATGCTGGAGTTACAGCAGAACAAACTCAGAATCCTAATCGGAAGCAGAAGTCACCTGAGAGGAAAACATCAGAGGATAATGACCAAGATGGCAATGCCTCCCCTGTAAAACGTGCAAAAGTCGAtggaagtttgaactcatgaTAGCTGGTCTTGTAATTGCATTCATAGTTTAGATTGTAGGCGCGGGACATCATGGATAAAGATTGTGGATTGTGGACTGTGGTGGAGATGTTATTGAATTGACAAAAGAATTGTGCATCTATTAAATTGctagcttgattttttttttttttttaattttttcaaacatGCTTGATCTTTCTCGGGAGCTAGTGTTCAATACAACTGACTTTTACAGGGGTAGTTTACCAGTTTTTGATGATCAAACTCCTCGTTTTAAGGTTTTCAAACTGGATGGATTAGGTTGGTTCTTGGGAACATGTTTATTGACGACTGCCATCCATCTGCTATTTTCTAGTCTTGGCTCTCTTGCCACTACCCGACTGCCATACTCCATTCACGAGAATATGTTAAAAGAAGTTAAAAAAGACAGAGAAGCTAAGAGGGATGGAGGAAATGAAAGAGGAGAAAAGGGAAAGCAAAGAGACATCTAAaaagcatcatcatcatcacaaTTTCTTGGAGTGTCTATACTTTGGAAAACCATGGATATGAACACTTGCCAGCAAAATGAGTTGGTTATAACTGCAGAATCATATCATCACCAGCATCTGTCTCTTCACAGTTTCTTGAAGTACAATGAAATTTAGGAAATGGGGAAGTGAAAATGCCAATCCAAGTTGAGTTTCGTATCCGATTGAATTGAATCATCATAATCTTAAGAAATATGCAAGTGATCATAAAATACAATGAGCTTTTTCTGGTGCTTATTATTGGTAATGAGAGAATACGTATACATCTCTTGACCGAATCTATTGGCAATGTGAAGGTGGACAGGCAGGTGATCATGTGATGACATTAAATTTGTCACCAAGAACATCCCTTTGCCATAAACACAACCTCTGCTCTACCGGCAGCTGCAGGGCATCGGTGGATGGACACCATTAAAGAACACTACCTTCCTTGCTTTTTAtcaaaggagagagagagagagggggggggggggcaacaacaagaagaagaacAGTACAAGATTCCTAGATTATCCGCTTATGAAGATTTTCCAAGTTGACCAAACCATATGCTAAccttcaaaagaagaaagaaaatcatATTTGGTCATGTTCATCGTTTTCAGATAATCATGTCTAAAATGATTAAGGTTATACAGTGTATAGGACCATACAAATTCTATTAATTTAGAGAAGTATTAATTaatttgataaattaataatgtatTAATTATAGAACGTGCTTACAATTCAAAGAAACGCTCATCTAATCaactaaaattttattttatttcataaaataatGAATTATTCTAATAGACTCATATTTTAAGAAcatatgatatgtaattttagtgaattattaatttatgatatgCATGGGATCAAAGAGTtgtgtaaatttttttaaaaaattattatcttattattttgttgaaaTTATTTATCTAGCTCGCTAATTCAAGTCGAAATCGgagaaaaaattattatttaatagaGGCGATTGGTTAAGCTTTTAACCATAAGCTATGCCTATAAATTTGTGAATTAGCAGAGCCAGGAGTTAACGCAAAATTTTAAGGTTATCGAAGTTTTAAGAATTAAAATTCTTCTGTAAATTAGCAAAGTTAGGAGTTAAACGCAAGTTATTAAAGTTTTAAGAATTAATATCTCTTTCTGTAGCTtatcaaaaacaagaaaataccCTAACTTTGACATATTTATGAACTCTCTAGTCTTGTCATGATAAaggaaactgaaaaaaaaaaaaaagccaaactAAATACTTGAAATAAATGGTAAGTCATGAATCATGATATCCCCATGAACATTTAATAAAAGGAGAAATCTAAATTCCTTTCCATTAATCAAATTAATTACAGATACATAGTGGAGTAATTGTTAGTAATTATTTAGAAAAACCCAAAACGGAAAAAGACAATTCAGTTAGTTATCGTTGTCTGCAGTTAAACAACAAAAGGACAGATAAGTCTGTGCAAGTGGGCCGGGCCCCACCCTCACCCACTCTTTAACTCCCCAATCCAAAAACCTGCTGCGGTCCCCGCATCCAAACATCCCCTTACCAATACGTTCCTGCCTCGTCATCTGACGGAATTCCCGAAATACCCCTGTGTCGGTTATTCTTTGTCATCCatgaaattccttccttcttcCACCGCCGCTCCCATTTCAACACCATAACCATTTGCTTTTTCTTCTCAGAAATATCAGAATAAACCCAAATCCTCCCCCTTCCTAACCCGGGCTCTCtcttctctattttttccttcAGGAAAGCGTGCATGCAGCCAcgtttttgttgattttgacatctctttttcattttttattgctttaaaaCAGTGCAAAAGAGATGAGCTAAATAGAGTTGGAGAAGAGGGAGTTGAGGGATCTGCAGAAATATGCTTTTAAGCCTTCAGGTATATGTATTATTCATCATAGCACAATTTTTTTTCTGTAAATTTAATCAAAGCCATTGCATCTTGTTTACATTTTTGGTCCGCAGGAAGAAGCGTGAAGGGACAATGATGTTAGTGAGAATTAAAACATCCTTATTCGCCTAGGAATGTAGACCCTTTTGATTAGTAATATGTACCGGATCCTATGCcatgttaaatgtttttatttctgttgctttttctgttatttttatgtttttgttttggcaTGTTCTGTTATGATGAAGACATGTATTGGCTTTTCAGGTTGTTGATCAATTGGTTTGTTATGTTTTGCATTTGTTAATACGAGGGTTGGTTAGAAAATGTTGGTTTGGATAATGGTTACTGGTATAGTACTTCTGTGGCTTTTGTGGGTACGAGTTTGATGTACCAACAAAAGTTTAATGGTATAGTACTTCTGAGGCTTTTGTGgggttttcttgtttttgtttggtaTCATATTCTAGTATGGGTATACATCTTTGGTGCATCCTCTTTCTGTTGGAGGATTTTGCAACATTATTCATCtcaattatttgatttttttggttGCAATTCTGATGTACTCcatttttgttttatgtttGTCGGCCGGAACGAGAAGTTGCTTTTTGGTGCGATTGGCGTTCACATTGTGTTCCTGTCACCCAAAATGTTAAGCAATGACAGTATTTTGCTTGGTTGTTGCTGATCTCTTCACATAAATGTGAATTTCTGCCCAAGAAATGATTTTTATCTCTTTCCAATTGCTTACGCATGTAACTCTTGGTGGTATTATCACGTTATAAAGCTCGTGTATTTCTTACTGACCTATTCTTTTACTTGATTGGATTTTTTTGcagtaaagattttttttttcttttgaaataatgTAGGATTACTACTTTGTGCATTTAGTTTTGTAATGCTACGCTGCTTTGTTTTCTTGAAGGTCCGCTGATCAGGGATGGGGAAGAAAGGGGGCTGGTTTTCTGCAGTGAAAAGGGTGCTTAGTCCTGaatcaaatgaaaagaaagataaggtaGGGTACTTGAACgcctaaaaattttcttttttcatgctTTGACTGACTGAAAGTTTATTCATCATttcatttttgttgaattttttcaACTAGAAAACCCGTAAATCAAAAAGATGGTTTGGAAGACAGAGGAGCGCGGATTTGGATGCTGTACAAACAGAAAATGCAATCGCAACTCCTGCAGCCTCATCTACTGTGGAGGAAGTAAAATTGACTGAAGCCGAAAATGAGCAGAATAAACATGCCTATTCTGTTGCTCTTGCCACTGCCGTGGCAGCAGAAGCAGCTGTAGCAGCTGCCAAGGCAGCAGCAGAGATTGTTCGGCTCACAGCTGCACCTCGTTATTCTGGCAAATCAAAGGAGGAAATTGCTGCTATCAAGATTCAAACAGCTTTTCGTGGATACATGGTGACATTAGTGGTTCCTTTTGTTGGCACTTGAAATTGTTCAGTGATCATATGTATGCAGACACATTAGCTGGGCATGCATTTGTTGTCTTCCATAAAGAACCTCAAATATTCGTAGTCATTGCCTTTCATGAACCTTCTACTTGCTACAGAAAAGAAAGACCTCAAATCAAGTTGAgaaatttaccttttttttgaCAAAGTCCTGAGTATAATGGAGTTAATTACTATGCGTTATCTACTATCGGTCAAGCTTAATTGTCATGGTTCTGGTTAGAGATTAgttatgcatttcatgcctcccTGGATGATACTTGCAGCCATTTATTATGTGACGTGACTCCTTGCATTTCATAGTGTGATTTATGACATCTTAGGCAAGAAGGGCATTGCGGGCTTTAAGAGGATTGGTGAGGTTGAAAACTATGGTTCAAGGGCAATCTGTCAAACGTCAAGCAACAACCACCTTAAGATGCATGCAGGCCCTCGCCCGTGTGCAATCTCAGATTCATGCAAGGAGAATCAGAATGTCAGAGGAGAATGAGGCTCTCCAGAGACAGATCCAACAGAAGCGTGAGAAGGAGCTTGAGAAGCTGAGAACATCTGTAAGTGTTCCCCAACacccgccccccccccccccccctgcAGGGGATTTTAAGGGAATATGTAGGTTATACACTACTATCACTGCACCTCTACAATTTTTGTGCTTTCCAAATTGTCTAGTACAAGAGGGCTCTAGATTTTTAACATCTGTAAAGATCCACTCACTGCTATGCCTCTTGTTTTTTCACATGCTAATTATCACCTGTAGCTGGCAATTCTGTATGCGTTGCTCATTCAGATGTGAATCAGTTTAGGCTGCAAAAGCTTCTGGAATTGGACAAGAATATACATATCTTAATTTCTATCAACACTGACATTTTTGTATCTACTGGGTTATGTATGGGCAGCAGCAAAACCAGTGCAACATGATAACTTGTAGAGACCTTAAGTATGAAAGATATGAAGCTGATGCTCTTGAATTAGATTTAACCTTCCTGTGTGGGCTCTTAGATTTATTTCAAGTTAAATAAAACATCTGGAGTTCCTTCAATTTTGATCCGACGTTGAtttacttatttgtgccttgaatgAGAAGAAACTTCTTATGCTTGAATCACCCCAAATAGTGCAAGCTCATATGTGTAATGTGGATGTAAAGCAAGGTTTTCTGTCTTGTTTCTTCGTTTTGATTACAAGTGGGCTCAAGATAATTGTGAAAATTTATGACAGATTGGAGATAACTGGAATGACAGCACTCAATCAAAGGAGCAACACGAAGCAACCCTGCAGAGCAAGCACGAAGCAGCTATTAGAAGGGAAAGGGCATTGGCTTATGCATATTCGCATCAGGTACCTTACTTTTGTCATTTCTTGTACTTCCTTAAGATCAGTTGCATATTCTTTCTGGCATTGGAAGAGCCATCCTCCAGATTTCGTCTATCTATCAGAATCTACAAGTGAAAAGCATAATCCTTTTGATGTTTTAGCTGGAACAATGGACATAATATTGCATATTTATGCATTACTAAAACACACCATAGTATGTTTAGCTGGTTGTTAACTAGTCCTTTTTTCCTGCACTTCCTTGTAGTTGTAGGAAATTACAGCCCTTGAAGTTTAAGTTGCTCTTTGCACTTTTTACCTTGTTCAGTTTCTTAATTGTTATTCATCATGCTTTTGATTTAAATCATATATCAATCTTACAGCAATTCTTAAATTCCATGAGTTATTTTCTATGGTCATTTGTATCTGAACCATTATTCTGAATCTATGAGTTGTTGCTGCaaatcttcaagaaatattATACAAATTTGGATTCCATGAAGCCATTTATCAAGTCTACAAATAATGTGGACAAGGTTACATTCTTCACCAGAGATGGTATATGAGTGATGTTTCTGTGCATTTTATTTCCCCTGCATAGAAGCATTAGAGTGATGGATTTCTTGTGTGGAGTCCAATTTCTAGCTCTCTCGCTTTCACTTGATAAGTGAAATTTTAAGGCAGGGTTGCTATGCTAAAATGTTCGTTGTGCAACTTCTTTTTGGAAATTATCTATGAACATAGAGTAAATAATCTCTGTCTCAGCAAACACGGAGAAACTCTTCTAAATCTGCAAACCAGACGTTCATGGATCCAAACAATCCTCAGTGGGGGTGGAGTTGGTTAGAGCGATGGATGGCTGCCCGGCCTTGGGAATCAAAAACTGCAGTTGACAAAGAGCTTAACAGTGATCGTGCTTCTCTAAAGAGTGCAACCCGAGCTGCTTCTGTTGGGGAATTCCGCTCATACTATGATGATAATAAGCCTTCTCCATCTGCTCATAGGCAAAGCCGCCCTCCAAGTCGTCAATCACCTTCAACTCCCCATTCAAAGACACCAACCTCGTCCTACATTACAGGAAAGATGAGGTCACCAAGTGTAAAAGGAAGTAACCATATGGATGAAGACTCTAGAAGCTTCTGCAGTGCACAGTCAGATTTCCAACGGAGGCATAGTATAGCTGGTTCTTCAGTGAGGGATGATGAGAGCCTTGCAAGCTCTCCTGCAGTTCCTAGCTACATGGCCCCTACGCATTCAGCTAAAGCCAAGTCCAGGTTGCTGAGCCCCATGGGTTTGGAAAACAATGGGACACCAGACAAAGGATCAGTTAGTTCTTCGAGGAAGAGGTTATCTTTCTCCACTTCTCCTGCTACCGCAAGGAGGCACTCTGGGTCCCCTAAGATGGATGCTAGCTCTGTTAAAGACATCAATGCTACCTCATGAGGATGAAAGGCAGCCAATGACAAATGGAGATATGAGAAGACATCAATGTTTATATAAACTTAAGACAGCTGGTATGATGTTGAAATAACGTATAACCAATCGAACAATTCGAGCTGTTTTCGACCTCTTGGACAATTTGAGAAGAATGAATAGAGTGAAAACTGAATGAGAAGAACTGTTAGTGATCTCAGGTGAAAAAGGTGTCGCTTTGGATTCTGAAATTTATCAGTTTGGATAGCAACCTatatttgatgtatatttttgGCTTCAAGATGATCTTATCTGGGAATTCTTTGATATATATGCTGCTTCAGTTCTGTGAATAATGGGGTAATGTAAACATTTGGTGATGTTCAGTTGGAGGGTAGACATTTCAGCTTGTCGTGTACAAGATTTATATATTAGCCCTGATGGTAAAGCAAGCTTGTCGCAAAAGATGCATAGACAAATATTTGCTTCTCTGTACTCATGTTTCCTTGCAGTCTCTCTGGAGTTGTTTTCAGGCATCCGGTTCGAAAAAACGGAAAGTTCTAGTAAGCTCGGGGAGCATGGGAATCCACCAAATGTGTAGACTTGTAGGTGACGAATTTTCGGTAGTACTTGTCAAATTGCACTCATAATGCAGTTCAGACTTTCCACTGCCAAATGGTACGGGATAAAAAAGATGCCGAATGGTACTTTGCTTTGAGTTCACACATTCATCACAAGAAAGCCAACACCGACATTAACTCCACCCCCACCCCCACTttctcaaaaaaagaaaatccccATCCCCCACCCCAGTCGGACCCATGAGTTTGAAGTAACTGGTAAGCGAGAGTTGTTAACGTGAACAGGAGGTCACAAGTTCAGCTCCTACGTTACATTACATGTAATAccttgaaaaattttggatcaaACCTTTACTCCAGAATAAGAGTCGAATTCTGCAGACATTCCCTAGATCAAATCAGAATTAAGCTCACTGAAAGTGGagatatcaaaaaaaaaataaataaataaaaattggtGATATTTTATGCATCTTTATCTCTAGTACTTTTGATTCTTGATCGACGCGTCAGTATTGTCActttgaattgttattttttaaagaataatttttatattatttttttgtgtATGTATTTTTTTGTCAACTACTTTATTATTCACGTATATCAAatcattataatatataattttttttaattaaaactcaaaagaaaaggtgaaaacaGGTTCTCAGCCCCTAGTGTCTTCACACTTGGATTCAGTTCCATTGATTAACAACTGGATAATGGAAGACGTGTCAGGCAGAGCCTCTACCCTTTCCTCCTTCGCGATTTGGTTCGATTACGAGTGGGTTTCACTTTCACTAAGAACTACGACCGAACAATTAAACATATATAAGAAATTCAGAGATTAAAGTTCCCAAGATTCCAATCAAAGTCTAACCGACGGATTCAGTCAATTAGCTACCGTTCTATTCAGTCAATGTTAGTTGCTGCGTATGATAATCAAACGAACCAAAACTCAAATCAAAAGCCTGTCTTTGGTGGTGATCTTCCAGAACGCACTCAAGAAACTTGACCCGACAAGTCCAGAATTCAGAAGCTTCCTTCCAAGACAAACCTCGGCCTTGCACCATTTG carries:
- the LOC140014064 gene encoding protein IQ-DOMAIN 3-like, with the protein product MGKKGGWFSAVKRVLSPESNEKKDKKTRKSKRWFGRQRSADLDAVQTENAIATPAASSTVEEVKLTEAENEQNKHAYSVALATAVAAEAAVAAAKAAAEIVRLTAAPRYSGKSKEEIAAIKIQTAFRGYMARRALRALRGLVRLKTMVQGQSVKRQATTTLRCMQALARVQSQIHARRIRMSEENEALQRQIQQKREKELEKLRTSIGDNWNDSTQSKEQHEATLQSKHEAAIRRERALAYAYSHQQTRRNSSKSANQTFMDPNNPQWGWSWLERWMAARPWESKTAVDKELNSDRASLKSATRAASVGEFRSYYDDNKPSPSAHRQSRPPSRQSPSTPHSKTPTSSYITGKMRSPSVKGSNHMDEDSRSFCSAQSDFQRRHSIAGSSVRDDESLASSPAVPSYMAPTHSAKAKSRLLSPMGLENNGTPDKGSVSSSRKRLSFSTSPATARRHSGSPKMDASSVKDINATS